A DNA window from Molothrus ater isolate BHLD 08-10-18 breed brown headed cowbird chromosome 2, BPBGC_Mater_1.1, whole genome shotgun sequence contains the following coding sequences:
- the POU1F1 gene encoding LOW QUALITY PROTEIN: pituitary-specific positive transcription factor 1 (The sequence of the model RefSeq protein was modified relative to this genomic sequence to represent the inferred CDS: deleted 1 base in 1 codon), producing the protein MSCQTFASSDTFVPLNSDSSPSLPLIMHHSAAECLQVSNHTTSVVSTVPSVFSLLPTHACSCVGFAATTPGHPWPGLHYSVPSCHYGNQPSTYGVMAGGLTPCLYKFPEHALGASSCALGHGFTALPQPLLTDEPAATEFKQEFRRKSKPAEEPVDMDSPEIRELEKFANEFKLRRIKLGYTQTNVGEALAAVHGSEFSQTTICRFENLQLSFKNACKLKSILSKWLEEAEQVGALYNEKVGVNERKRKRRTTISIAAKEALERHFGEQSKPSSQEIMRMAEGLNLEKEVVRVWFCNRRQREKRVKTSLHQNAFSSIIKEHHECR; encoded by the exons ATGAGCTGCCAAACGTTTGCTTCCTCAGACACCTTTGTGCCCTTGAATTCTgactcttctccctctctgcctctgATAATGCACCACAGCGCTGCAGAGTGCCTGCAGGTCTCCAACCACACCACCAGTGTTGTGTCTACAG TCccatctgttttctctttgctccCAACTCATGCGTGTTCGTGCGTTGGCTTTGCC GCGACGACGCCGGGACACCCTTGGCCAGGCCTGCACTACTCCGTGCCCTCCTGTCACTATGGGAATCAGCCCTCCACCTATGGGGTGATGGCAG GTGGCCTGACCCCCTGCCTGTACAAGTTCCCGGAGCACGCTCTGGgtgccagctcctgtgccctgggccATGGCTtcactgccctgccccagcccctgctcacgGACGAGCCCGCAGCCACGGAGTTCAAGCAGGAGTTCCGCAGGAAGAGCAAGCCCGCGGAGGAGCCCGTGGACATGGACTCCCCGGAAAtcagggagctggagaaatTCGCCAACGAGTTCAAGCTGCGGAGAATCAAGCTGG GTTATACACAAACCAACGTTGGAgaagccctggctgctgtgcacGGCTCCGAGTTCAGCCAGACGACGATTTGCCGCTTTGAGAACTTGCAGCTGAGCTTCAAGAACGCGTGCAAGCTGAAATCCATCCTGTCCAAGTGGCTGGAGGAAGCAGAACAAGTGGGAG cttTGTACAATGAAAAAGTTGGGGTGAATGAACGGAAGAGGAAGCGCAGAACGACCATAAG CATTGCTGCCAAGGAAGCCCTGGAGAGGCACTTTGGAGAACAAAGTAAGCCGTCTTCTCAGGAAATCATGAGGATGGCTGAGGGGCTCAATCTTGAGAAGGAAGTCGTGAGAGTTTGGTTTTGCAACAgaagacaaagggaaaaaagagtgaAGACCAGTTTACACCAGAATGCCTTCAGTTCTATTATCAAGGAGCACCACGAATGCCGGTGA